Genomic segment of Veillonella parvula DSM 2008:
AGTTTTAGTTGTTTCTAAAACGATTTCTTCATAGCTAAGACTCTGTGGTGCTCTTGCTTTCAATATAGATGTGGCTGGAGGCCAGAATCGGAATGATAGGGCTACTAACAAGGCCACAACTAGTCCTAAAACGATACGCCATACGGAGAGCATAGGATTGTCTGGAAATGCATACCAAGTAGAAAGAATGGTGATAGGGTTTATAATCGGACTAGCGAGCATAAATAAAAGGGCTACCGATAAAGGGATACCTCTGTCTATTAGTGCCTTGAATAAGGGGATGATAGCACAGTCACAAATTGGCAAGGCAAAGCCACTGACCATAGCAGCCCCATAACTTTTCCAAGAATGGTCGCCTAACAGTTTTAGTAGCACTCGTTGTGGTACGAAATAGCGAATAATCGTTGAGCCTACCGTGCCTAGCAATAGGAATGGGATAGCTTCGATGATGAGACCCGTGATTATAGCAAAGCATTGGTGGATGGAATAGGGGATGTCATGGCGAAAAGCTGTGACCAATAGTATATAAGTTGTAACACCAATAACTAATAGATTGGGAATGAGTCCCCATGTAGAATTTCGGCACAGCTGCTCTACTTTTTCAGGGGTGGGAGTGGTTACAATTTTAGCCTCTCCGTTGTAGGTGCGCAATAAAGCGTGATGTGTATCGGATTCTGTGATGATACAATCTGCGCTGTATAATTGACTCATTACGTCATTACCTAAGCCAGGGAGTATGGTTGAAACAAATTGATCGGTACAAATATATAACACCTTTTCTATTTGTACCAGGTGTCTTAATATATCGCTATATAGTAAGGCTTCTAGTTGATGAAAGCTTACCATGCCATTCCACTCAATCCATAGCTCTTTTGGCTGTAGTCGTTTTAAATAATCTGCAATTTTACAGGCTATCAACTCGTAAGACTTGATATCGCTAGGAACGATGGCACTGAGTTCATCCGCATTGAGTTGTAAGGGCTCTTTGATAAGAGGCTCACTGCCTTCTTCGGCGCTGATTATTGCGGTACCGCCTAGTTTTTTTCGGTATTGTAATTGTTTGTTTATGAACGTGCTTTTACCGGATCCAATAAACCCTGTAACGATATAAACAGGAATCATGATTGACACACTTCGTTATGTACCATTGGTACATTAAAATCTGTTCCGATAACGACTAAACTATAGTCATTAGTTTCACTAGGTGAAAGCGAACAATAATGTGTGCCGTACTGAAGTTCGTGTGGGCCTTCTGTAGTAGGTACAATCCCTTTGGCACGAAGCACTGTATCAGGCATGCCTTCTAAAATGGTTTTCCACTGTGCGAGACTGAGAGTACGTAAATCCTTAAAGGTATGACTCATAAATAAATGTTCATCGTGCAAACAGTGATCATCATGACAATGATACAGACGCTTGATGTAATCACGCAAACTGATGGTATCCCATGCTTCTTCATGGATTGGTGTATGTGGCGCGAGGTCGCGAATCATACGTTTCGTAATGCTTGTTTGTTGAATATCTTCTGTATGGCTCAAAAAAATCGCATCACTATGAGTGATTTGATCCTTGAAGAAAAGTCCAAAATTTTTGATAAACATTGGTGCTTGCATAGCATCGACAGTCGTTATCGATGCGTGAACGTAAGCAGATTTTGCAATGTCCTCGTCGTTACAAGTATGGATGATTTCACTAAGCTTGCTAACACCTGATGGCTCGATGTAGATCATATCGATTTTGTAATTTTGGAGAATATCAAGTAGTGCTTGCTGGAAATTTCCTTGTAAGCTACAACAAATACAGCCAGAGGTTACTTCGCGAACTGTAGCCCCTGTTTTTGCAAGATTAGTCGCATCAAGGCTAGTTTCACCAAAATCGTTTTCTATAATAAGAATTTTATCTTTCGATGTATGTTCTTTTAATATATGTTGTAATAATGTTGTTTTTCCAGAACCTAGAAATCCGGATATAATAACTATTGGAATCATATATACCTCCTGCGTAATGTAAACACAGTATACACCTATAGGATAACACAGAAAATA
This window contains:
- a CDS encoding CobW family GTP-binding protein; its protein translation is MIPIVIISGFLGSGKTTLLQHILKEHTSKDKILIIENDFGETSLDATNLAKTGATVREVTSGCICCSLQGNFQQALLDILQNYKIDMIYIEPSGVSKLSEIIHTCNDEDIAKSAYVHASITTVDAMQAPMFIKNFGLFFKDQITHSDAIFLSHTEDIQQTSITKRMIRDLAPHTPIHEEAWDTISLRDYIKRLYHCHDDHCLHDEHLFMSHTFKDLRTLSLAQWKTILEGMPDTVLRAKGIVPTTEGPHELQYGTHYCSLSPSETNDYSLVVIGTDFNVPMVHNEVCQS
- a CDS encoding permease, giving the protein MIPVYIVTGFIGSGKSTFINKQLQYRKKLGGTAIISAEEGSEPLIKEPLQLNADELSAIVPSDIKSYELIACKIADYLKRLQPKELWIEWNGMVSFHQLEALLYSDILRHLVQIEKVLYICTDQFVSTILPGLGNDVMSQLYSADCIITESDTHHALLRTYNGEAKIVTTPTPEKVEQLCRNSTWGLIPNLLVIGVTTYILLVTAFRHDIPYSIHQCFAIITGLIIEAIPFLLLGTVGSTIIRYFVPQRVLLKLLGDHSWKSYGAAMVSGFALPICDCAIIPLFKALIDRGIPLSVALLFMLASPIINPITILSTWYAFPDNPMLSVWRIVLGLVVALLVALSFRFWPPATSILKARAPQSLSYEEIVLETTKTKYIDKKRLLIHMEQEFSQLLFYFSMAATVLSIVQVYGKPWLLNAGLTLPEFTAIPILLMLAFFFSVCSTSDAIIGKSLSTLFPISSVMGFLILGPMLDIKNVYILKQYMPPSFIVRLSITIAVMSYIAALVFKFFLS